In one Macrobrachium rosenbergii isolate ZJJX-2024 chromosome 53, ASM4041242v1, whole genome shotgun sequence genomic region, the following are encoded:
- the LOC136834463 gene encoding oocyte zinc finger protein XlCOF6-like: protein MSILESLLKRKTEDPAAMSLAKHENRGLAGSDGPAGCTSLSVDSLAEIKAEMKMEVEVCYESDGSVKLGAEDCVSSIGDEDDAPPVRKEGDEENPFMCWECGRAFSTKTHLERHFWSHTVKRPDASGECGEAFSQKSSPREHVKAHSGERPYTCDDCGKSFSRKPYLKMHARSHKGERPFVCKDCGKSFSQKWHLKRHVSVHTGERPFACKDCGKSFSQISSLKHHVAIHTGERPFVCSDCGKSFSQKWHLERHVVIHAGEGPFACKDCGKSFSQISKLKCHVATHSGEAPIVCDDCGKSFSQKSYFEYHRAIHRGEGPFACKDCGKSFSQISNLKYHVATHRGETPIVCDDCGKSFSQKSHLEYHRAIHAGEGPFACKDCGKSFSHESNLRDHMKIHLGEKPFACEECGKTFPSRNSLQRHRLIHTAVELSVLAREQRQPSDEEVL from the exons ATGAGCATCTTGGAATCTCTCTTGAAAAGGAAGACTGAGGATCCAGCGGCGATGTCTCTCGCCAAGCACGAAAATAGAGGTTTAGCTGGCAGCGATGGCCCAGCCGGCTGTACCTCTCTTTCTGTGGATTCACTGGCAGAAATCAAGGCGGAAATGAAGATGGAGGTGGAGGTGTGTTATGAGTCTGATGGCAGTGTGAAACTTGGTGCTGAGGATTGCGTGTCGTCGATCGGAGACGAAGATGATGCGCCGCCTGTCAGAAAGGAAGGCGATGAGGAGAATCCCTTCATGTGCTGGGAATGCGGGAGAGCCTTTTCCACGAAGACCCACCTGGAACGACATTTCTGGAGCCACACCGTAAAGAGGCCGGATGCCAGCGGCGAGTGTGGAGAGGCTTTCTCCCAGAAGTCCAGCCCCAGAGAACACGTGAAGGCCCACAGTGGAGAGAGGCCATACACTTGTGACGACTGCGGGAAGTCGTTCTCCAGGAAGCCATATCTCAAGATGCACGCGAGGAGCCACAAGGGGGAGAGGCCCTtcgtgtgcaaggactgtgggaagtcgttctcccagaaatgGCATCTCAAGCGCCACGTGTCAGTTcacacgggggagaggcccttcgcctgcaaggactgtgggaagtcgttctcccaaaTATCGAGTCTGAAGCACCACGTGGCgatccacacaggggagaggcccttcgtgtgcagtgactgtgggaagtcgttctcccagaaatgGCATCTCGAGCGCCACGTGGTGATCCACGCGGGGGAGGGGCCCTTCgcctgcaaggactgtgggaagtcgttctcccagatATCGAAACTCAAGTGCCATGTGGCAACCCACAGCGGGGAGGCGCCCATCGTGTGcgatgactgtgggaagtcgttctcccagaaatcaTATTTCGAGTACCACAGGGCAATCCACAGGGGGGAGGGGCCCTTCgcctgcaaggactgtgggaagtcgttctcccagatATCAAATCTCAAGTACCATGTGGCAACCCACAGGGGGGAGACACCCATCGTGTGcgatgactgtgggaagtcgttctcccagaaatcaCATCTCGAGTACCACAGGGCAATCCACGCGGGGGAGGGGCCCTTCgcctgcaaggactgtgggaagtcgttctcccatgAATCAAATCTCAGGGATCACATGAAGATCCATCTTGGGGAGAAGCCATTTGCTTGCGAAGAGTGTGGGAAAACGTTTCCCTCGAGGAACAGCCTGCAACGACATCGCTTGATTCACACGG CCGTGGAGTTGAGTGTCCTTGCCAGGGAGCAAAGGCAGCCTTCAGACGAAGAAGTCCTGTAG